One window from the genome of Daphnia pulex isolate KAP4 chromosome 9, ASM2113471v1 encodes:
- the LOC124201656 gene encoding sulfhydryl oxidase 1-like, translating to MRSKFMKLLFLLLGFVLSSINPVADAIPLSNSVLYKDSDPIVQMNIADFKSTIVATSNAWLVEFYSSWCGHCIDFAPAYIQLANDVKGWEKVIKVGAVDCAKEENIPLCRDFEIMGYPTLKFFPAFTDASHLGIARTGGKKVDAIRFLCSSFLVNCCT from the exons ATGCGTTCAAAATtcatgaaattattatttttacttttgggaTTCGTCCTTTCTTCTATTAATCCAGTGGCTGATGCTATACCACTTAGCAATTCTGTACTTTATAAAGATTCAG ATCCTATCGTCCAAATGAATATTGCTGACTTTAAATCAACTATTGTAGCTACCAGTAATGCCTGGCTAGTTGAATTTTATAGTAGCTGGTGTGGGCATTGCATTGATTTTGCTCCTGCCTATATTCAGCTTGCCAATGATGTAAAag GTTGGGAAAAGGTAATTAAAGTGGGAGCAGTGGATTGTGCTAAGGAGGAAAATATTCCTTTGTGTagagattttgaaataatggGCTATCCAACCCTAAAGTTTTTCCCTGCATTTACTGATGCCAGTCATTTAGGCATAGCAAGGACAGGTGGTAAAAAGGTAGATGCCATTCGttttttgtgcagcagttttctcgtcaactgctgcacctaa
- the LOC124202529 gene encoding sulfhydryl oxidase 1-like, translating into MRSKFMKLLFLLLGFVLSSINPVADAIPLSNSVLYKDSDPIVQMNIADFKSTIVATSNAWLVEFYSSWCGHCIDFAPAYIQLANDVKGWEKVIKVGAVDCAKEENIPLCRDFEIMGYPTLKFFPAFTDASHLGIARTGGKKVDAIRNSMIDFIEQQFAEKKAPPHWPVLGSLQNETLEDLWNHYNNNEIILLFETIDNSKYWSREAIMDAHQYAPHYPPIRRVNATHKDLVTKYNVQTLPAFVFLERTGKSELYQIQPDRDYMKKIMRKFFDSENEEGSLAIANIPKPVHTQEPHAIHTNVKAAKDQVYMADLEGALLYAFGHEVSVHKLIVGKELAALKQLINVLDQYFPGRPEMKETIHSIRRNLEGYKKQIRGEEFSKLWRDALNGRETNQEWVGCRGSRPNLRGYPCSLWTTFHTLTVNYALKQSDDTSNEPNLILQAMKGFIKYFFGCAHCSNHFVDMAEDEVDPIESVKSPRQAVLWLWAAHNKVNRRIASDASEDPKAPKIQFPAPNNCPDCRPNGVEREEAVYDYLIKLYHPDHVSSVGLLIERNPAHSGSSRVQSLPLGTLSFTGYDISLCAAIYLVSSLILMLVLCRILVKRRRYVRKQVYDVCGKLM; encoded by the exons ATGCGTTCAAAATtcatgaaattattatttttacttttgggaTTCGTCCTTTCTTCTATTAATCCAGTGGCTGATGCTATACCACTTAGCAATTCTGTACTTTATAAAGATTCAG ATCCTATCGTCCAAATGAATATTGCTGACTTTAAATCAACTATTGTAGCTACCAGTAATGCCTGGCTAGTTGAATTTTATAGTAGCTGGTGTGGGCATTGCATTGATTTTGCTCCTGCCTATATTCAGCTTGCCAATGATGTAAAag GTTGGGAAAAGGTAATTAAAGTGGGAGCAGTGGATTGTGCTAAGGAGGAAAATATTCCTTTGTGTagagattttgaaataatggGCTATCCAACCCTAAAGTTTTTCCCTGCATTTACTGATGCCAGTCATTTAGGCATAGCAAGGACAGGTGGTAAAAAGGTAGATGCCATTCGAAATAGCATGATTGACTTCATTGAGCAACAGTTTGCAGAGAAAAAAGCTCCTCCACATTGGCCAGTATTAGGTTCACTTCA AAACGAAACATTGGAGGATTTGTGGAATcactacaacaacaacgaaattaTTCTACTTTTTGAAACGATAGACAACAGCAAATATTGGTCAAGAGAAGCTATAATGGATGCTCATCAATATGCTCCACACTACCCGCCAATACGACGAGTGAATGCAACCCACAAAGATTTGGTCACGAAGTACAACGTCCAAACCTTGCCTgcctttgtttttcttgaacgAACGGGCAAGTCAGAACTGTATCAGATTCAACCCGATCGAGattacatgaaaaaaattatgcgAAAATTCTTCGACTCGGAGAACGAAGAAGGTTCGTTAGCTATTGCTAATATTCCGAAGCCCGTTCACACTCAAGAACCCCATGCCATACACACAAATGTCAAAGCTGCCAAAGACCAAGTTTACATGGCTGATTTAGAAGGAGCTCTGTTGTACGCATTCGGTCACGAAGTCAGTGTTCATAAGCTTATTGTTGGCAAAGAGTTAGCCGCCCTAAAACAACTGATCAATGTACTTGACCAATACTTTCCTGGTCGTCCTGAAATGAAAGAGACTATTCATTCCATTAGACGTAATCTGGAAGGGTACAAGAAACAAATTCGAGGAGAAGAGTTTTCCAAATTATGGCGTGACGCTCTTAATGGTAGAGAAACAAATCAAGAATGGGTTGGATGTCGTGGAAGCCGACCTAATCTGCGGGGGTACCCGTGCTCCTTATGGACAACTTTTCATACTCTGACAGTGAATTACGCTTTAAAGCAATCTGATGATACTTCAAATGAACCTAATCTTATACTGCAAGCGATGAAGGGTTTTATCAAATACTTTTTTGGATGTGCCCATTGTTCTAATCATTTCGTTGACATGGCCGAAGATGAAGTAGATCCCATCGAATCAGTAAAATCACCAAGACAAGCCGTTCTTTGGTTATGGGCGGCCCATAACAAG GTAAATCGAAGAATCGCCAGTGATGCCAGCGAGGATCCAAAAGCACCCAAAATTCAGTTTCCTGCACCGAATAACTGCCCTGATTGTCGACCAAACGGTGTTGAAAGGGAAGAAGCTGTGTACGACTACTTGATAAAGCTTTACCACCCTGACCATGTTAGCTCGGTTGGGCTTCTTATAGAAAGAAATCCAGCGCACTCGGGTAGTTCTAGGGTTCAGTCTCTTCCGCTTGGTACCCTATCATTTACTGGATATGACATAAGCCTTTGTGCCGCTATTTACCTGGTCTCTTCGCTTATTTTAATGCTTGTTCTCTGCCGTATACTGGTCAAAAGACGTCGCTACGTTCGTAAGCAGGTTTACGATGTATGCGGTAAACTCATGTGA
- the LOC124202530 gene encoding RNA polymerase II subunit B1 CTD phosphatase Rpap2-like produces the protein MAAVNKPNQPRTSKETLLGKRAAVEAAFRKKKESERRALGLVEHMVENSAVDTQWLADNAKFINPQYYQDTIEERAIAKQCGFPVCHNLIEKELKQKYRIDSKTKKVFDVTQRKNFCSDVCFSASNHFKDQLLTSPLWMRHKEKIPRFEINHTPKKSLKGDEFVLIAVAVPDEENNTEEDVEVIKEKTALKPKTQRKIVSEPVVNPCKLVSKIVQQWFTMRTFKWIRNVKEEFIDNGVDSIQEKLLQMNINNPNVKEEGINLPRRQFQPQTEDQHSLKQFRAFLAGKTKYAVEKDDCSIIKDNTGDVIENKEETVSIIIPLANVSAQKNLRKKIVMDYVEKGFPQLTTITGLEFRRYQRDLIQLVSTFSLTADTITFRSHEIPFLCFILITCLATRDSEVKDRLTREPVKTEVSSFLADYERTMEQLEEYVIDLCNPFENSPN, from the exons ATGGCGGCTGTCAATAAACCGAACCAACCACGAACTTCTAAGGAAACTTTACTGGGAAA GCGAGCTGCTGTAGAAGCTgcctttcgaaaaaaaaaggaatcggaACGTAGAGCCCTAGGTCTGGTTGAGCATATGGTGGAGAATTCGGCTGTTGACACACAGTGGCTTGCAGATAAT GCCAAATTCATCAATCCTCAATATTATCAAGATACAATTGAAGAAAGAGCTATTGCCAAACAGTGTGGCTTCCCGGTATGTCATAATCtcatagaaaaagaattgaagcAAAAGTATCGCATTgattcaaaaacaaagaaagtcTTTGATGTTACTCAACGAAAG AACTTCTGCagtgatgtttgtttttctgcttCAAACCATTTCAAAGACCAGTTGCTAACCAGCCCACTATGGATGAggcataaagaaaaaatccctagatttgaaatcaatcatACACCAAAGAA GAGTCTAAAGGGagatgaatttgttttaattgctgttgctgttcctgaTGAGGAAAACAATACTGAAGAAGATGTGGAagttattaaagaaaaaacagcattGAAGCCGAAAACCCAAAGGAAAATTGTCTCAGAGCCAGTGGTTAATCCCTGTAAATTGGTTTCGAAAATCGTACAGCAATGGTTTACGATGAGAACGTTCAAGTGGATTCGTAACGTTAAAGAGGAATTCATAGACAATGGCGTTGATTCCATCCAAGAAAAGTTGCTTCAAATGAATATCAATAACCCAAATgttaaagaagaaggaataaaTCTTCCAAGGAGGCAGTTCCAACCGCAAACTGAAGATCAGCATTCTCTCAAACAGTTTCGTGCCTTCTTAGCAGGGAAGACGAAATACGCAGTCGAAAAAGATGACTGTTCAATCATCAAAGATAATACAGGGGAcgttattgaaaataaagaagaaactgtTTCAATTATCATTCCTTTGGCTAATGTCTCAGCTCAAAAAAACCTCCGCAAAAAGATTGTCATGGATTACGTCGAGAAAGG TTTCCCGCAATTGACGACCATAACGGGTCTCGAGTTTCGTCGATATCAGCGTGATCTGATACAACTTGTATCAACTTTCAGTTTGACAGCCGACACTATTACGTTCCGATCACATGAAATACCTTTCTTGTGCTTCATCCTAATCACATG CTTAGCGACGAGAGATTCTGAAGTTAAAGATAGGCTAACGCGTGAGCCAGTAAAAACTGAAGTGTCGTCTTTTCTGGCTGATTACGAAAGAACTATGGAACAGTTGGAAGAATATGTGATTGATCTATGTAACCCTTTTGAAAATTCGCCGAATTAA
- the LOC124202527 gene encoding dystroglycan 1-like has product MLSTKMPNPWIFFLLSAFCSVQGSFNMEPVRNPVLNRLDIPAQLNHHQQDLQLQDHKNIPDVTVEAGKPFIINLPSQTSMAEVTGRDGKPLPPWIVYDATSQTVRGQPSSSDAGDWAVRVDGPAREVFTIRVRRQIMDDDDANEGSGSLIDDYSESDDVEPDVNEENLSPNKPVVISPTTPLFNGPSVLATPVMEPIPSTKPKNKNPTNPANRMTAIEPTLNRQIEPTPVQVMEGTTVRVLDDYSNSSLFDRIEETQSSEETPPLTDDLEFLGPNSISDYDEETAKNSPIPPTVTMRIPKIPATAGKVFRFVIPVTTFSDPVDGSSANLHLELLSEDGKPLDGITWIGFNATKREIYGLPLADDIGKYSFLVQARNSANLTVTEGAEIQVRQHPSERAFHHQFTLQLEPEFSEDEETLPQVYWMLKTVAGLSRTVGDKEDFIVVRRINGTVKNGNAFTFTWSNESLPRTHCPEDEIHESFDLIYNRVADQVTDQLDTELAPQLSVTLGSVELDGICQPLPVNPPPSIPQKETKPSSKMNQAPTTRNQVDHLSAEVGVLFRYPVPADTFHDEEDGDTRMLKLSLQNMNRQPLDSRNWLQFDSPNQEFYGLPLDNDVGSEEYQLLCTDSSGAVESDGLVVVVKERSKKPEDQPLVEFSLTIDDNYDTLMGKASRKVRLIEALAQIFNDPNHSNIIIRSFTSGSTVVTWSNATLIGTECPPNSVIENLRRMLMDDEGKLTQRSTEILVAADFQPSSAQVSPLGNCVGQHTPTFAPGADDGKTEGVDGQSTDDAWSDDYLLTFIVPGIIITVMLLLAAVIACILYRRRRTGKLGLEERRSFVSKGIPIIFAEELEERPSGRHPAKAPVILKEEKPSQPPDYHKVRSSASPYASHKAAEQHDLLRTPSDDAEEEPNSLYQPPPPLSAGRDSSSRYSRPKATPAYRKPPPYVPP; this is encoded by the exons ATGCTGTCAACAAAAATGCCCAATCCGTGGATTTTCTTTCTGCTGAGTGCCTTTTGCTCAGTCCAAGGCAGCTTTAATATGGAACCTGTTCGAAATCCAGTTCTAAATAGGCTTGATATTCCTGCTCAGCTGAACCATCATCAGCAGGATTTACAACTGCAAGACCATAAGAATATTCCTGATGTCACTGTTGAAGCCGGCAAACCATTCATCATAAATCTACCATCGCAGACTTCTATGGCTGAG GTCACCGGACGCGATGGTAAACCTCTTCCACCTTGGATTGTTTATGACGCCACTAGTCAGACCGTCCGTGGCCAGCCATCTTCCTCGGATGCCGGTGACTGGGCTGTTCGAGTCGATGGCCCAGCTAGGGAAGTCTTCACTATTAGAGTGCGTCGGCAGATTATGGACGACGATGATGCAAATGAAGGATCAGGTTCACTCATTGATGATTATTCGGAATCAGACGATGTGGAACCGGAtgtaaatgaagaaaacttATCACCTAATAAGCCTGTCGTTATCTCTCCAACCACACCACTTTTTAAC gGTCCTTCCGTTTTAGCTACCCCTGTGATGGAACCCATTCCTAGCACGAAACCCAAAAATAAGAATCCGACCAATCCTGCTAATAGGATGACTGCCATTGAACCGACCCTTAATCGACAAATCGAACCGACTCCCGTCCAGGTTATGGAAGGGACTACCGTTCGCGTGCTCGATGATTATAGCAATAGTTCATTGTTTGATCGGATTGAAGAAACACAGTCCTCCGAAGAAACTCCGCCGCTGACGGATGATCTCGAATTTTTGGGGCCTAATTCAATTTCTGATTATGACGAAGAGACAGCAAAG AATTCACCGATTCCTCCTACAGTGACCATGCGCATACCAAAAATTCCGGCTACAGCTGGCAAAGTGTTCCGGTTTGTAATTCCAGTTACAACTTTTTCTGATCCCGTGGATGGCAGCTCGGCCAATTTGCACTTGGAGTTGCTTTCTGAAGATGGAAAGCCGCTCGACGGAATAACTTGGATTGGATTTAATGCAACCAAGCGG GAGATTTACGGGTTGCCTTTAGCCGATGATATCGGCAAGTACTCGTTTTTGGTGCAGGCACGAAATTCAGCCAATTTGACAGTTACAGAGGGGGCTGAGATCCAAGTGCGTCAACATCCTTCTGAAAGAGCGTTCCATCACCAATTTACCTTGCAGCTAGAACCCGAATTCTCGGAAGATGAAGAGACCTTACCCCAGGTCTACTGGATGCTCAAAACAGTAGCTGGCTTATCTAGAACAGTTGGTGACAAAGAAGATTTTATAGTAGTGCGCCGCATCAATGGCACCGTTAAGAATGGCAACGCCTTTACGTTCACGTGGTCTAACGAGTCTCTTCCTCGCACGCACTGTCCTGAAGACGAAATTCATGAATCTTTTGATCTGATTTATAATCGGGTAGCTGATCAGGTGACTGATCAGTTAGATACCGAATTAGCCCCGCAGCTGAGTGTCACATTAGGTAGCGTTGAACTTGACGGTATTTGTCAACCATTACCAGTAAATCCACCGCCGAGCATTCCACAAAAAGAGACTAAACCATCGAGCAAAATGAATCAAGCGCCTACAACACGCAACCAAGTGGACCACTTGAGCGCTGAAGTAGGTGTACTCTTCCGTTATCCAGTCCCAGCTGACACGTTTCACGACGAAGAAGACGGCGATACACGGATGCTCAAATTGTCCTTACAAAATATGAATCGCCAACCATTAGATTCACGCAACTGGCTTCAATTCGACTCGCCCAATCAAGAATTCTACGGCCTGCCGCTGGACAACGATGTCGGCAGTGAAGAATACCAACTGTTGTGCACGGATAGCTCTGGAGCTGTCGAATCTGACGGACTAGTCGTGGTTGTCAAAGAAAGATCAAAAAAACCTGAAGATCAACCGTTGGTTGAATTTTCACTCACCATTGACGATAACTATGATACTCTAATGGGCAAGGCTAGTCGTAAAGTCCGGTTAATCGAAGCATTGGCTCAGATATTCAATGACCCCAATCACAGTAATATTATCATTCGATCATTTACCTCTGGCTCTACAGTAGTGACTTGGAGCAACGCCACTTTGATTGGCACGGAATGCCCGCCCAATTCggtgatagaaaatcttcgcCGTATGCTGATGGATGACGAAGGAAAACTGACCCAGAGAAGCACAGAAATTCTCGTAGCTGCCGATTTTCAACCTTCGTCTGCACAAGTGTCTCCGCTGGGCAACTGTGTCGGACAGCATACGCCAACCTTCGCGCCGGGTGCCGACGATGGGAAAACCGAAGGCGTAGACGGGCAGTCTACTGACGATGCGTGGTCTGACGATTACCTACTAACATTCATCGTTCCGGGCATCATTATCACGGTGATGCTGTTGCTTGCTGCCGTAATTGCGTGCATTCTTTACCGTCGCAGACGAACAGGAAAGCTGGGCCTGGAAGAGCGGCGCAGTTTTGTCTCGAAAGGTATTCCAATCATATTCGCCGAGGAATTAGAAGAGCGACCAAGTGGTCGTCATCCGGCCAAAGCACCTGTTATTCTCAAAGAGGAGAAACCGTCCCAGCCACCCGATTACCATAAGGTGCGCTCCTCAGCTAGCCCCTATGCATCGCACAAAGCAGCCGAGCAGCATGACTTGCTCCGTACACCGTCGGACGATGCGGAAGAGGAGCCAAACAGTCTTTATCAACCGCCACCTCCCCTGTCGGCTGGTCGCGATTCCTCGTCACGATACTCGCGACCCAAAGCCACCCCAGCTTATCGAAAACCACCTCCTTATGTTCCACCCTAA
- the LOC124202533 gene encoding RNA-binding protein PNO1-like, with amino-acid sequence MEVSNQTKSSSDFVKVPKRKAAKRKAIQPENAEKNESTSMEVSEETAVDRPAFPPIKREKLENGVEIRKISVPAHRYSPLKENWMKLFTPIVEHLHLQIRFNLKNRQVELRTCKDTKEIANVQKAADFVKAFICGFEVEDALALIRLDDLFVDSFEIKDVKSSLKGDHLNRAIGRLAGKGGRTKFTIENVTKTRIVLADQKIHILGSYQNIQIAKRAICNLILGSPPSKVYGNLRAVASRSSDRF; translated from the exons ATGGAAGTCAGTAACCAAACAAAGTCTAGCAGTGATTTTGTAAAAGTGCCTAAACGCAAAGCTGCGAAACGCAAAGCTATTCAGCCTGAAAATgcggagaaaaatgaaagtacATCAATGGAGGTGTCGGAAGAGACTGCTGTGGATAGACCCGCCTTCCCCCCtatcaagagagaaaagttggaGAACGGAGTCGAAATACGTAAAATATCTGTGCCTGCTCACAGATATTCtccattgaaagaaaattggatgAAACTTTTTACTCCTATTGTTGaacatcttcatcttcaaatCAGGTTCAATTTGAAGAATCGCCAAGTTGAGCTTCGAACATGCAAGGACACTAAAGAAATAG CAAATGTTCAAAAGGCTGCTGATTTCGTGAAGGCTTTCATCTGTGGGTTTGAAGTAGAAGATGCATTGGCTCTGATTCGTCTTGATGATCTCTTTGTTGATTCTTTTGAGATCAAAGATGTCAAATCATCTCTTAAAG GTGACCATTTGAACAGAGCAATTGGAAGATTGGCAGGAAAGGGTGGTCGGACAAAATTCACCATTGAAAACGTAACGAAGACAAGAATTGTTTTGGCTGATCAGAAAATTCATATTCTTGGTTCATACCAAAACATTCAGATTGCTAAAAGAGCTATTTGTAATCTTATTTTGGGCTCCCCTCCTTCTAAAGTTTATGGTAATTTGAGAGCCGTTGCTAGTAGGTCATCTGATCGTTTCTAA